A single genomic interval of Rosistilla ulvae harbors:
- a CDS encoding CsbD family protein has translation MNWDQIEGKWKQVKGQARQKWGDLTDDDLDRIHGKRDELVGTVQERYGIAKEEAEKQVREFEGSCNC, from the coding sequence ATGAACTGGGATCAAATCGAAGGCAAGTGGAAACAAGTTAAAGGCCAAGCCCGACAGAAATGGGGCGACCTAACCGACGACGACTTGGATCGAATCCATGGCAAGCGAGACGAGCTTGTTGGCACCGTCCAAGAACGGTACGGGATCGCGAAAGAAGAAGCGGAGAAGCAGGTGCGAGAATTCGAAGGCTCCTGTAACTGTTAG
- a CDS encoding Hpt domain-containing protein, with the protein MNDEQTSWFAGALNRLSGDVELLISMAEIVSEDAPEIVAELEAQLEAGAVDPIVSAAHKLKGMCSTFETGPPVSQLEDLLHAARREQVDEARAIYSRCAPNLQALLIRVKELSSAT; encoded by the coding sequence ATGAATGATGAGCAGACATCTTGGTTCGCCGGCGCGCTCAATCGCCTGTCGGGGGACGTCGAGCTTTTGATTTCCATGGCGGAGATTGTATCCGAGGACGCTCCGGAAATCGTTGCAGAGTTGGAGGCCCAGTTGGAAGCTGGCGCGGTCGACCCGATCGTTTCGGCGGCGCACAAACTGAAAGGGATGTGTAGCACGTTCGAAACAGGTCCTCCGGTTTCGCAGTTGGAGGATCTGCTTCACGCCGCGCGGCGCGAGCAGGTCGATGAGGCGCGAGCGATCTATTCTCGCTGTGCCCCCAACCTGCAAGCCCTTCTAATTCGCGTCAAAGAACTGAGTTCGGCGACCTGA
- a CDS encoding phage holin family protein: MNNHSGFSRVARDLLELCELQFQLLSVDSQEARRKATRAMQLTVISIALGGSALTTSMIGCSFLVHELAGWTPGASLASVAAASFVVVAGLLWAASRATATATAALQETKSEFIENLKWLKAVLIRPETSPRNQLRAESFPDRNPSCNPDANGSHPFQSALYNER, encoded by the coding sequence ATGAACAACCACTCCGGCTTCAGCCGCGTCGCACGCGATCTGTTGGAGCTGTGCGAATTGCAGTTCCAATTGCTGTCGGTCGATAGCCAAGAGGCGCGACGCAAAGCGACCCGCGCGATGCAGCTGACCGTGATAAGTATCGCGTTGGGCGGTTCGGCGCTGACAACATCGATGATCGGCTGCAGCTTCCTGGTCCACGAACTGGCTGGTTGGACCCCAGGAGCGTCCCTGGCATCCGTTGCCGCAGCAAGCTTTGTCGTCGTCGCGGGATTGCTTTGGGCTGCGAGTCGAGCAACGGCGACGGCAACCGCCGCGCTACAAGAGACCAAGTCTGAATTCATCGAGAATTTGAAATGGCTCAAAGCCGTCCTGATCCGTCCCGAAACATCCCCTAGAAATCAATTGCGGGCCGAGTCGTTTCCGGATCGCAATCCATCGTGCAACCCCGATGCGAACGGATCGCATCCATTCCAAAGTGCTCTCTACAACGAAAGGTGA
- a CDS encoding sulfatase family protein — protein sequence MRRVTLLLATLFLSTGLSAADRPNILFIFTDDHCEQALSAYDPTRITTPNLDRIANEGMRFNRCYVTNSICGPSRAVIQTGKYSHINGFLQNGFAFNGNQPTFPKMLRKAGYQTAIVGKWHLESTPQGYDYYDVLKGQGPYYNPPMITAGENNRPVTRRHTGYTTEIITEKTLAWLKDARDTEKPFMLMYQHKAPHRNWMPAPKYLNWLDDVTIPEPETLWDDYAGRTASASRQTMTIKDHLTDNDLKLSGYGTMNAEQRKVWDAAYGPKNEAFQKARQAMSPEDLIRWKYQRYVKDYLRCVKSVDDGVGEVLDYLDESGLADNTIVIYSSDQGWYLGEHGWYDKRWMYEESLKTPLLVRWPGKVKAGTTNDDIVSNLDFAETFLDVAGVEIPADMQGRSLTPLLQGQTPDDWRQSFYYQYYENPGSHNVARHYGVTNGKYKLIHFYAYQGQAIDDWELFDLEKDPRELHSVYGDADYAEVQAQMQNELQRLRTLYQVTDDDPAARMRKKPAGKRKPRLKKAS from the coding sequence ATGAGACGCGTCACCCTACTGTTGGCAACACTCTTCCTGAGCACGGGACTGTCCGCCGCCGATCGCCCCAACATCCTATTCATCTTCACCGATGATCATTGCGAACAAGCGCTCAGCGCTTATGATCCGACGCGGATCACGACCCCCAACCTCGACCGCATCGCCAACGAAGGGATGCGGTTCAACCGCTGTTACGTCACCAATTCGATCTGCGGTCCCAGTCGCGCAGTCATTCAAACGGGTAAATACAGCCACATCAACGGCTTCTTGCAAAACGGGTTCGCGTTTAATGGAAACCAACCGACCTTCCCCAAGATGTTGCGCAAGGCGGGATACCAAACGGCGATCGTTGGTAAATGGCATCTCGAATCGACACCGCAAGGCTACGATTATTACGACGTCTTGAAAGGGCAGGGGCCATATTACAATCCACCGATGATCACCGCTGGTGAAAACAATCGGCCGGTGACACGGCGGCACACCGGATACACCACCGAGATCATCACAGAGAAGACACTCGCATGGTTGAAAGATGCCCGCGACACGGAAAAACCTTTCATGTTGATGTACCAACACAAGGCGCCGCATCGCAATTGGATGCCCGCGCCAAAATATCTGAACTGGTTGGATGACGTCACGATCCCCGAACCCGAAACGCTATGGGATGACTACGCGGGACGCACGGCTTCGGCATCCCGCCAGACCATGACGATCAAAGACCATCTGACCGACAACGATTTGAAGTTGTCGGGCTACGGAACGATGAACGCCGAACAGCGAAAAGTCTGGGACGCAGCCTACGGTCCCAAAAACGAAGCTTTTCAAAAAGCTCGTCAAGCCATGAGTCCCGAAGATCTGATTCGATGGAAATATCAACGCTACGTCAAGGATTACCTGCGGTGCGTGAAAAGCGTCGATGATGGCGTCGGGGAGGTGCTCGATTATTTGGACGAATCCGGATTGGCCGACAACACGATCGTGATCTATTCCTCCGATCAGGGTTGGTATCTCGGCGAGCACGGCTGGTACGACAAGCGTTGGATGTACGAGGAGTCGCTGAAGACTCCGCTGTTAGTCCGCTGGCCTGGAAAGGTGAAAGCAGGAACGACCAACGATGATATCGTCTCCAACCTCGATTTTGCCGAGACCTTTCTCGACGTCGCGGGGGTCGAAATTCCCGCCGACATGCAAGGCCGCAGCCTGACTCCACTGTTGCAAGGACAAACACCCGATGACTGGCGCCAGTCGTTCTACTATCAATATTACGAGAACCCTGGTTCCCACAATGTTGCGAGGCACTACGGCGTCACCAATGGCAAGTACAAGCTGATCCATTTCTATGCCTATCAAGGCCAAGCGATCGATGACTGGGAGCTATTCGATCTCGAAAAAGATCCCCGCGAGTTGCACAGCGTTTATGGCGACGCGGACTACGCCGAAGTGCAAGCGCAAATGCAGAACGAACTACAGCGTTTGAGGACGCTCTACCAGGTGACCGACGATGATCCTGCGGCGCGGATGCGAAAGAAACCGGCTGGCAAACGCAAGCCTCGGCTAAAGAAAGCGTCCTAA
- a CDS encoding alpha/beta hydrolase, whose protein sequence is MKLLAWLLGCGFLICNASILSASEPEPSIRLWPQDAPGETKDIGPERQLPNRPQEERPIIRLTDIATPVLTLYRAPEPASTGTAVIVCPGGGYNILAYNHEGTEICEWLNSIGVTAILLKYRVPRRDTDAPHEIPLKDAQRAVRLVRSKADQWNINPDRIGMLGFSAGGHLTVMAGTHFRDTTYDPIDEADKLSPRPDFMIPIYPAYLVDTKNKSQLDPLVAVDSETPPTFTAISYDDADRAIGAALLLIAMKQNNVPCELHVYHKGGHGYGMRPSKNPVSQWPQRCQEWMVSMGLLP, encoded by the coding sequence ATGAAGTTGTTGGCTTGGCTGCTAGGGTGTGGGTTCTTGATTTGCAACGCTTCGATATTGTCGGCCTCCGAACCCGAACCGTCGATTCGATTGTGGCCTCAAGACGCCCCTGGCGAAACCAAGGATATTGGCCCCGAACGCCAATTGCCCAACCGCCCTCAAGAAGAACGGCCCATCATTCGCCTGACCGACATCGCCACGCCCGTTTTAACCCTCTATCGGGCCCCTGAACCCGCGTCGACTGGAACCGCAGTGATCGTTTGTCCCGGCGGCGGCTACAACATCTTGGCCTACAACCACGAAGGGACGGAGATCTGCGAATGGTTGAACTCGATCGGCGTGACCGCGATTCTGTTGAAGTATCGCGTCCCCCGTCGCGACACCGACGCACCGCATGAGATCCCACTGAAAGACGCCCAACGCGCCGTCCGCTTGGTCCGCTCCAAAGCGGATCAATGGAATATCAACCCCGATCGAATCGGCATGTTGGGCTTTTCTGCCGGCGGACATTTGACCGTGATGGCCGGGACCCATTTCCGCGATACGACCTATGATCCAATCGATGAAGCGGACAAGTTAAGCCCACGCCCCGATTTCATGATCCCGATCTACCCGGCATATCTTGTCGACACCAAGAACAAATCGCAACTCGATCCGTTGGTCGCTGTCGATTCGGAAACGCCACCGACCTTTACCGCAATCTCGTACGACGACGCCGATCGCGCCATCGGTGCAGCATTGTTGCTGATCGCAATGAAACAAAACAACGTTCCCTGCGAATTGCATGTGTATCACAAAGGGGGCCACGGCTACGGAATGCGACCCTCGAAGAACCCCGTTTCTCAATGGCCTCAGCGCTGCCAGGAATGGATGGTCTCGATGGGCTTGCTGCCGTAG
- a CDS encoding Dps family protein, producing MATTTEPIDVSPQLSRVETEVRQSEDLIDIPIGLPREDREKTVYQLNQLLADSIMLKDMYKKHHWQVAGPTFYQIHLLLDRHYGEQVEIVDTVAERIQVLGGAARGMPADVAEKSQIAHPPRGREALTDQLTRLLQAHETICTYCRFIAKAIGERGDLGTEDMVVGDVLRVNEFQAWFIAEHLAPVPLENS from the coding sequence ATGGCGACAACAACTGAACCAATCGACGTGAGCCCGCAACTGAGCCGAGTCGAAACCGAGGTCCGACAGAGCGAGGATCTGATCGATATCCCAATCGGGCTGCCCCGCGAAGATCGTGAGAAGACCGTCTATCAATTGAATCAACTGTTGGCTGACAGCATCATGTTGAAAGACATGTATAAGAAGCATCACTGGCAGGTGGCGGGCCCAACCTTTTATCAGATCCATCTGCTGTTGGATCGACACTACGGGGAACAGGTGGAGATCGTCGACACGGTTGCCGAACGCATCCAGGTGCTCGGCGGCGCGGCCCGTGGAATGCCAGCTGACGTGGCGGAGAAATCGCAGATCGCCCACCCGCCGCGGGGGCGCGAGGCGTTGACCGATCAACTGACCCGGCTTCTGCAAGCGCATGAGACGATCTGCACCTACTGCCGCTTCATCGCCAAGGCGATTGGCGAGCGAGGTGATCTAGGGACCGAGGACATGGTCGTCGGGGACGTGTTGCGAGTCAACGAGTTTCAAGCTTGGTTCATCGCGGAGCACCTCGCACCGGTTCCGCTGGAAAACAGCTAA
- a CDS encoding c-type cytochrome domain-containing protein has protein sequence MRPVVALLLFCLSIPSTAIMAAEAVEFTRDVEPILNDYCVGCHNANDASGEVQLDQWDLFPAVAGDAPFIVAGDSAASQLLALMLGNAEPRMPPNSEPQPTEQELEIIRDWIDQGAAAPTDPPMETTVPKMDAVAGSDKRIYGIDFAPGKNLLALAKFGRVDVVDAKTEQVMHRIEDLPGKVNAVRFSPDEKHLLVASGVAGISGQVGLWDLQEAKFTDRWETPKDTIYAVDITPDNQTIVAGGYDQVVRIWQRGKDQPTRSLTGHNGPIHAVRFDPSGKVLATASGDQTIKLWNVATGKRLDTLGQPLAEQYCVLFSPDGQQVVGAGADNRIRVWNLASPTETKISPLAIARFAHERPIVAIAISPTANYLATAAEDGSVKLWDRSEYRLLHQFPSLESPASGLRFIDGGTTVLASTPDGQLHRFKIPSDLKAAPAADDANSEEPTAATMPAPGKSPTKLSEVEPNDSLKQAQPIQWPAVASGVIQLSADGRGETDLFKIQAAAGDMLQIEVSALPKPSALDSYVEILNAKGESVPRVQLQAVRDSYFTFRGKNSTQTGDFRLHNWQEMELNEYLYSGGEVVRLWLYPRGPDSGFEVYPGFGNRTTYFGSTAISHALGEPAYIVKPLPPEAEPLPNGLPVFTLHYENDDDPQRRAGSDSRLDFTAPSDGEYWIRVRDARHFGGDEYRYELTIRRPNPRFEVSIVSKDLKIRPGAGGEFKVRAIRHDGFDGPIQIDIENLPAGFIASMPLSIQAGQSEAIGTITALSTAQSPAKEQPPVRLVASATISGTEIRQPIGDLGKLEIDKNDSLLIHLMPIDQNAPIAWHSQTPDAAVDERSESPDAKDSVAASVSKSVERDFRQPFELVIQPGQTITARLVAERGDFTGLINFGKADSGRNLPHGVYVDNIGLNGLMIPAGQNDREFFITAAPWVPETDRLFHLRATVKGNPTTWPILLKVRH, from the coding sequence ATGAGACCGGTTGTTGCCCTGCTTCTCTTCTGTTTGTCGATACCAAGCACCGCGATAATGGCGGCCGAAGCTGTCGAGTTCACGCGTGACGTCGAACCGATCCTGAACGACTATTGCGTCGGCTGCCACAACGCAAACGATGCTTCGGGTGAAGTCCAACTCGATCAGTGGGATCTTTTCCCCGCGGTCGCCGGCGATGCGCCCTTCATCGTTGCGGGTGATTCCGCGGCCAGCCAATTGTTGGCACTGATGCTTGGCAACGCGGAACCCAGGATGCCGCCCAACAGCGAGCCACAGCCGACCGAACAGGAGCTAGAGATCATTCGGGATTGGATCGACCAAGGAGCGGCCGCGCCAACCGATCCGCCGATGGAAACCACGGTTCCCAAGATGGATGCCGTCGCGGGGAGCGACAAGCGGATCTACGGTATCGATTTCGCCCCGGGAAAAAACTTGTTGGCATTGGCCAAATTCGGTCGCGTCGATGTGGTCGACGCCAAAACCGAACAAGTGATGCATCGCATCGAAGACCTGCCTGGGAAAGTCAACGCGGTCCGATTCTCGCCCGATGAAAAACACTTGCTGGTCGCCAGCGGAGTAGCCGGCATCTCGGGACAGGTTGGATTGTGGGATCTTCAAGAAGCGAAGTTCACCGACCGTTGGGAGACCCCCAAAGACACGATCTATGCCGTCGATATCACGCCCGACAACCAAACGATCGTCGCCGGCGGATACGATCAAGTCGTCCGGATTTGGCAACGGGGAAAGGACCAACCGACGCGGTCACTAACCGGTCATAACGGCCCAATCCACGCGGTTCGCTTCGATCCTTCGGGCAAGGTTCTAGCGACCGCCAGCGGCGACCAGACGATTAAGCTTTGGAACGTCGCAACGGGCAAGCGGCTCGATACGTTGGGTCAACCGTTGGCCGAACAGTATTGCGTCCTCTTCTCCCCCGATGGCCAACAGGTGGTTGGTGCGGGCGCCGACAACCGCATTCGGGTCTGGAATCTCGCCAGTCCAACCGAGACGAAGATCAGCCCGCTGGCGATCGCTCGCTTTGCTCATGAACGCCCCATTGTTGCGATCGCGATCAGCCCGACCGCAAACTACCTAGCGACAGCAGCCGAAGACGGATCGGTCAAGTTGTGGGACCGCAGCGAATATCGACTGCTTCACCAATTCCCATCGCTCGAATCTCCCGCCTCCGGCCTGCGATTCATCGACGGCGGCACCACGGTATTGGCATCGACGCCCGATGGCCAGCTGCATCGCTTCAAAATCCCATCCGATCTCAAAGCGGCCCCCGCGGCCGATGATGCCAACTCCGAAGAACCGACAGCTGCAACGATGCCAGCCCCGGGTAAGTCGCCGACGAAACTATCCGAAGTCGAACCGAACGATTCGTTGAAACAAGCGCAACCGATCCAGTGGCCTGCGGTCGCATCGGGGGTCATCCAATTGTCCGCCGACGGCCGCGGCGAAACCGACCTATTCAAAATTCAAGCCGCTGCGGGAGACATGCTGCAGATCGAAGTCTCGGCCCTTCCCAAACCCTCGGCTCTCGATTCGTACGTCGAAATTTTGAACGCAAAGGGCGAATCGGTCCCTCGCGTGCAACTGCAAGCCGTCCGCGACAGCTACTTCACCTTCCGCGGAAAAAACAGCACGCAGACCGGCGACTTTCGCTTGCACAATTGGCAAGAGATGGAACTGAACGAGTACCTTTACAGTGGCGGCGAAGTCGTCCGTTTGTGGCTCTACCCGCGCGGTCCAGACTCGGGGTTTGAGGTTTATCCTGGCTTCGGAAACCGGACCACCTACTTCGGCAGCACCGCCATCTCCCACGCTTTGGGCGAACCGGCGTACATCGTCAAACCGCTCCCTCCAGAAGCGGAACCGTTGCCCAACGGATTGCCCGTATTCACGCTTCATTACGAAAACGACGACGATCCACAACGACGGGCTGGCAGCGATTCGCGACTCGATTTCACCGCCCCCAGCGATGGAGAGTATTGGATCCGAGTTCGCGATGCGAGACACTTCGGTGGCGACGAATACAGATACGAATTGACAATCCGCCGCCCGAATCCCAGGTTTGAAGTTTCGATTGTCTCCAAAGACTTGAAGATTCGGCCGGGTGCCGGCGGCGAATTCAAAGTGCGTGCAATCCGTCACGATGGTTTTGACGGTCCGATCCAGATCGACATCGAAAACCTTCCCGCGGGATTTATCGCTTCGATGCCGTTGTCGATTCAAGCGGGTCAATCCGAAGCGATCGGAACGATCACCGCGCTGTCGACGGCGCAATCCCCCGCGAAAGAGCAACCTCCGGTTCGGTTAGTCGCATCGGCCACGATTTCCGGAACCGAGATCCGCCAGCCGATTGGCGACTTGGGGAAATTGGAGATCGACAAAAACGATTCGTTGCTGATCCACCTGATGCCCATCGACCAAAATGCACCGATCGCTTGGCATTCACAAACCCCAGACGCCGCAGTGGACGAGCGTAGCGAAAGTCCAGACGCCAAGGATTCAGTCGCCGCCTCCGTTTCCAAGTCGGTCGAACGCGACTTCCGGCAACCGTTTGAACTCGTGATCCAACCTGGCCAGACAATCACCGCCAGATTGGTAGCCGAACGGGGCGACTTCACCGGGTTGATCAATTTTGGCAAAGCCGACTCGGGGCGTAATTTGCCGCACGGGGTCTATGTCGATAACATCGGCCTCAACGGGCTTATGATTCCGGCCGGGCAGAACGATCGCGAGTTCTTCATCACCGCCGCTCCCTGGGTCCCCGAAACGGATCGCTTGTTTCATCTGCGAGCAACGGTCAAGGGGAACCCTACCACCTGGCCGATCCTGCTGAAGGTCCGCCATTGA
- a CDS encoding ferredoxin--NADP reductase has product MNKTIEVPPTLDEIEELRSAAYNATLIQRIDIHEDLALFRVKPDSEVVPFQAGQYLTLGLGYWEPRVEPSQEELLAPKQFRKVVKRAYSISCPMLDTYEQLAPCSQLEYYEFYVTLVRRADHPPALTPRLFQMREGDRIFASPRIVGTYVLKEVAPDDDVIFFATGTGEAPHNAMSAELLSRGHRGRIVSATCVRLRRDLGYIAAQTRLSAKYANYQYLHFTTREAENMNPGLPGYVGKQHLQQVVESGIFEAAAGLKLDPQRTHIFLCGNPAMIGYQPPGAPALSSPGMLQVLQQRGFREHGSDGPGQIRFEKYW; this is encoded by the coding sequence GTGAACAAGACCATCGAAGTCCCCCCAACACTGGATGAAATCGAGGAACTCCGGAGTGCGGCGTACAACGCGACGCTGATTCAACGGATCGATATCCACGAAGATCTGGCCCTGTTTCGCGTCAAGCCTGATTCCGAAGTTGTCCCGTTTCAGGCGGGGCAGTACCTGACGCTTGGGTTGGGATATTGGGAGCCACGTGTCGAACCATCGCAAGAGGAACTACTGGCGCCAAAACAATTCCGCAAAGTGGTCAAGCGGGCCTATTCGATATCCTGCCCGATGTTGGATACCTACGAGCAATTGGCACCGTGCAGCCAATTGGAATATTACGAGTTCTATGTCACGCTGGTCCGCCGCGCCGATCATCCCCCCGCGCTCACGCCGCGATTGTTCCAGATGCGCGAAGGGGATCGGATCTTTGCGTCGCCACGCATCGTGGGGACGTACGTGCTGAAAGAGGTCGCCCCCGATGACGACGTTATCTTTTTTGCGACCGGGACGGGAGAAGCTCCCCACAACGCAATGAGTGCCGAATTATTGAGCCGTGGTCATCGCGGACGAATCGTTTCGGCAACCTGCGTTCGGTTGCGTCGCGACCTGGGGTATATCGCCGCGCAAACGCGGTTGTCGGCAAAGTATGCGAACTATCAATACTTGCATTTCACGACGCGTGAAGCGGAAAATATGAATCCCGGGCTTCCCGGATACGTCGGTAAACAACATCTTCAACAGGTTGTCGAATCGGGGATCTTCGAGGCGGCGGCGGGATTGAAGCTGGATCCGCAGCGAACGCATATCTTTTTGTGCGGCAATCCCGCGATGATCGGGTATCAACCCCCCGGGGCTCCGGCATTGTCCTCGCCAGGAATGTTGCAGGTTCTGCAGCAGCGCGGGTTTCGCGAACACGGAAGTGACGGCCCGGGGCAGATTCGATTCGAGAAATATTGGTAG
- a CDS encoding HD domain-containing phosphohydrolase: MDHVSPYSLAFMSTATISTQRPPAAAPASNPGNGSRPTGNPGAGGQTRAPRIMIVDDVEVNILTVQGYLKKVGYRDFVTTSNPHDALKLIHEANPDVVLLDIQMPEISGLDILRVMGADPVLQHLPVLVLTADQDPVTKQRALDLGANDFLQKPIDPHDLVPRVRNALVLKAHHDQLSRQATWLEQQVKARTAALLASQQQLILSLARAAEHRDNDTANHVIRVGRYAGVIARKMGYMTKRIPMLELAAQLHDVGKIGIPDAILLKPGALEPDEYELMKNHCTFGRKIIAPISGKDLEVLRTHATLGNQILKDPCSPLLKLAAKIAQCHHERWDGKGYPLGLAGNDIPVEARIVSIADVYDALSSKRPYKEPFPREKCFDIIREGRGTQFDPQLVDAFFSCSEEIIQIQLELMDD; this comes from the coding sequence ATGGATCATGTATCTCCGTATAGTTTGGCATTCATGAGCACGGCAACGATTTCAACACAGCGACCACCCGCAGCGGCCCCCGCGTCCAATCCCGGAAACGGGTCGCGACCGACGGGGAATCCCGGCGCGGGGGGACAGACACGCGCTCCGCGGATCATGATCGTGGATGATGTGGAGGTCAACATCCTCACGGTCCAAGGCTATTTGAAGAAGGTTGGTTACCGAGATTTTGTCACGACCAGCAATCCGCACGACGCGCTGAAATTGATTCATGAAGCCAATCCAGACGTCGTCCTTTTGGATATTCAGATGCCGGAAATTAGCGGCTTGGATATCCTGCGCGTGATGGGGGCCGATCCCGTCTTGCAGCATTTGCCGGTATTGGTGTTAACCGCCGATCAAGATCCGGTCACCAAACAGCGGGCGCTCGATCTGGGGGCGAATGACTTTCTGCAAAAGCCGATCGATCCACACGATCTCGTGCCGCGGGTTCGCAACGCGCTTGTGCTCAAAGCGCACCACGATCAACTGTCGCGGCAAGCAACTTGGTTGGAACAACAGGTCAAGGCGCGGACTGCGGCATTATTGGCATCGCAGCAGCAATTGATTCTCAGTTTGGCTCGCGCGGCAGAGCATCGCGACAACGACACGGCAAATCATGTGATTCGCGTCGGTCGATATGCCGGAGTCATCGCTCGAAAGATGGGCTATATGACCAAGAGGATTCCGATGTTGGAACTGGCCGCCCAATTGCACGACGTCGGCAAGATCGGCATTCCCGATGCGATCTTGTTGAAACCGGGGGCGTTGGAGCCAGACGAATACGAGCTGATGAAAAATCATTGCACGTTTGGTCGCAAGATCATCGCGCCGATTTCCGGCAAAGATCTCGAGGTGCTGCGGACGCATGCCACCCTTGGCAATCAGATCCTCAAAGACCCCTGTTCGCCGCTGTTGAAACTGGCCGCGAAGATCGCCCAATGCCACCACGAACGTTGGGACGGCAAGGGGTATCCGCTAGGACTCGCGGGCAACGATATTCCGGTCGAAGCCCGGATTGTTTCGATCGCCGATGTCTACGACGCACTTTCCAGCAAACGACCCTATAAAGAGCCGTTCCCGCGTGAAAAGTGTTTCGACATCATCCGCGAAGGTCGAGGCACCCAGTTCGATCCGCAATTAGTCGACGCGTTCTTCAGTTGTTCCGAAGAGATCATTCAGATCCAATTGGAACTGATGGACGACTGA
- a CDS encoding CsbD family protein gives MITREELKGQWNEVKGRLQEHWGQLTDDDLSRVQGSAEQLVGVVQQKTGATRREVEDFLSNAVNESNRIGQQVSDAAQQYADVAGQYAAEAGEYVKENYRRAADLGGDYTDRLAHTVRTRPAESLAIAFGLGIAAGAVFFIKGRR, from the coding sequence ATGATCACGCGCGAAGAATTGAAAGGACAATGGAACGAGGTTAAGGGTCGCCTGCAAGAACATTGGGGGCAATTGACCGACGACGACTTGAGCCGTGTCCAGGGATCGGCAGAACAATTAGTCGGTGTCGTCCAACAAAAGACAGGAGCGACGCGGCGCGAAGTGGAGGACTTCCTCTCCAACGCAGTCAATGAAAGCAACCGCATCGGCCAGCAAGTGAGCGACGCAGCTCAACAATATGCCGATGTCGCCGGCCAGTATGCAGCCGAAGCGGGAGAGTACGTGAAGGAGAACTACCGCCGCGCGGCCGATCTGGGAGGCGATTACACGGACCGTTTGGCACACACGGTTCGCACCCGACCCGCGGAATCGCTGGCGATTGCGTTTGGGCTGGGTATTGCGGCCGGTGCGGTCTTCTTCATCAAAGGGCGTCGTTAA
- a CDS encoding PRC-barrel domain-containing protein has protein sequence MKRLINIAAAIAIVSSVGLLSASADDSQTKRKHLGQLDEKLTGANIRVSQLIGMDIQNDRGEDVGEINDIVLDTTTGEIKYAAVTYGGFLGLGDKLFAVPFDAFQVQQNPDDPDDKGDLVFVLNVTQKQMEGAVGFDQDHWPNFADKNFIRDIEKRYQINRRDRKSRGGVDVNVDRNGVDINVGGDRDR, from the coding sequence ATGAAACGTCTCATCAACATCGCAGCAGCCATTGCGATCGTATCGTCTGTTGGACTACTGAGTGCCTCGGCGGACGATTCGCAGACCAAAAGAAAACATCTTGGACAACTGGACGAGAAGCTGACCGGAGCCAACATCCGCGTTAGTCAGTTGATCGGCATGGATATCCAGAATGATCGCGGCGAGGATGTCGGGGAAATCAACGACATCGTCCTCGATACAACAACCGGAGAAATCAAATACGCAGCCGTCACCTACGGCGGGTTTCTTGGCCTCGGCGACAAATTGTTTGCAGTCCCATTTGACGCATTCCAGGTTCAACAAAATCCGGACGATCCCGACGATAAGGGCGACCTCGTTTTCGTCCTGAACGTCACCCAAAAGCAGATGGAAGGGGCGGTCGGATTCGACCAAGATCACTGGCCCAACTTTGCTGACAAGAACTTTATTCGCGATATCGAAAAACGATATCAGATCAATCGCCGCGATCGAAAATCCCGCGGTGGCGTCGACGTGAACGTCGATCGTAATGGGGTCGACATCAACGTGGGCGGCGACCGAGACCGTTAA